Genomic segment of Bicyclus anynana chromosome 18, ilBicAnyn1.1, whole genome shotgun sequence:
CACATCGCAAAATTCAACTTCACCacctaattatatttaaatttaatttaaaatggtgttaaacaaaaaaaataaaccttggctgaatttgttgtgggctcttctcggacaaaggcgcgtttggaaccctcgtaactttaattttaagtttttgactattattatcaccaatagataaaattaaattatgaccataatcttgacctttcaaaagtgcttgtaaactaagcctaatttcaataaattttgaattttttgaattgacaGAGAATACAATATGTCATTAAGCTAATAACTTCCTAATATTTGAAGAATACGGGCTGCATTTCCGCGATGGACAGCCAGACTATATTTCTTTAGAATTATACTAATTTAAGTCAATGAATATgcatttaacacgttcgctgcggtaagaggtcaattgacctcgtacatctAGCGGCTTCAAGAGTTACAAGGTCGATGGACATCGTACCGCACCAAACGAAACTGCAggaaaatcagtgccgcagatTACtactaattttttatatttatgtatttgtccAACAGATGTCTAACGGCCGCCTATCGAATACGAACGACAGCGACGACACGATGCCAAACGTACTTGAGCCCCAAGTGCAAATCATACCCCAATCATCCCCTAGCCCACCCCCTCTCAAAAACCTTTCCACCCAAATTAACCCTCTAACACTAAACCTACCGATACTAACCAACCCTCTCCAAGCAATCGAACAAGCTAGAATACAGCAGACTTTTCTGCAAAAATTAAACGAACTGTCAAATACCCCATTAAATCTAAGTCATTTAGATGATGAGAAAAGAAAAAATGGCCACGAAAGGCAAGAAAAAGCGGACGATCAAATAAAACACGATTGCGGGACCGCTACAGAAGAAGAACGCTCATACTTCATAGCGAAAAGACAGCACGCCGTATGGGAGCATGAGgcgaaaatgaaaattttaaacatgGAACTGAGACAGAAAGAGGAAATCTTTTCATTGCAAAAGCAACTTTTCCTCATTGAGTTAAGGTTGAAAATGGATTTCCTTGAAAAGGCCAGCGCTAAGTGACAGATGTCATCATGAGTTTGATTTTTAATCTATAACTGATCAGAATGGCTGGAACTCCCAGCCGTGAAGTCAGTTTAACgtgaagtttttaaaaataaatccctATTGGGATGTGGTCTCTGTCACGCGGTAGGCATTAGAAAGA
This window contains:
- the LOC112048241 gene encoding uncharacterized protein LOC112048241 gives rise to the protein MSTRSSASAIRARRGHKERSKNFTELEKRTVLELIARHRDVLRQGRSNNATNRSKQLVWSTICEEVNKRCGGERPRTPAQVKMWYENYKKKCKMRAHDSQQPTSDTPSLLDGMLWQSIHPLDVKDEEGEATTSLEGALSVKDEDCLPVNMSNGRLSNTNDSDDTMPNVLEPQVQIIPQSSPSPPPLKNLSTQINPLTLNLPILTNPLQAIEQARIQQTFLQKLNELSNTPLNLSHLDDEKRKNGHERQEKADDQIKHDCGTATEEERSYFIAKRQHAVWEHEAKMKILNMELRQKEEIFSLQKQLFLIELRLKMDFLEKASAK